Proteins found in one Halobaculum sp. MBLA0147 genomic segment:
- a CDS encoding phosphoenolpyruvate carboxylase — protein MSHSERSVEDDVRELAALLGDVVERQTSRDAFEAVESLRTDAIDYRRGSLDSRDPLRERLSGLDPETTRTVARAFGTYFELVNLAEERQRIRTVRAGRNAGELPDGLGTAAEALADADPETVEAVLSDVRVIPTFTAHPTEARRKTVKSKLRRVARALSDLDERRLIDDEEAAVWGDLEAVVESLWSTRTVRERRPTPSDEARNVRWYLEGPLYDVLPDVYDELTTVMADATADTGDDESTPSGSGAGVGHGEESPTVPSLLSFRSWAGSDRDGNPYVTVETTDETLARQRRAVLDRYDEDLLALAGSVSADADRVDHTEAFATLVEDHHDAVPTVARRANEDHPSEPYRAFVSVVRARVQRVADPRPGGYDDATAFQRALETLAADLRANDLAAVAREEVDPLVRRVETFGFVLAPLDLRDHRENHTEAVTELLAREDTDYAGMDEDERVQFLTDAILADETVVDLQPDPDAVSDTTARVAGRFDALAGWQAEYGVGAIDAYCISMTETVSHVLEVLFLADAAGVVSLPDHCGVDVVPLLETASALSNAREILGTLFENEAYGAALAARGGTQEVMLGYSDSNKENGPLAASWYLHRNARRLARVADDFDVELRLFHGRGGSLSRGGGPMNDALLALPAETATGEVKFTEQGEAIAEKFATPQIARRELGLMVDAQIRARLRAGREDTPEVQPEWRDAMTTAAEAARETYRDLLETDGFVEYFETTTPIGVIEELNLGSRPASRTGERTVEDLRAIPWVFSWTQSRAILPGWFSVASGLDAYLAPEDPDVDTDERLATLREMYREWPFFRTTLDNVSVSLARADMGIAAEYAALADDSLRERFFPRVEAEYDRARTLVAEITERADPLEREWFRENLDRRNPYVDPLSLLQVSLLDREADGELTDVERRALRLTVTGIASGMKNTG, from the coding sequence GTGTCACACAGTGAGCGGTCCGTGGAGGACGACGTTCGAGAGTTGGCGGCGTTGTTGGGCGACGTAGTCGAGCGGCAGACCTCGCGGGACGCCTTCGAGGCCGTGGAGTCGTTACGGACGGACGCCATCGACTACCGGCGCGGGTCGTTGGACAGTCGTGACCCACTGCGCGAGCGACTCTCCGGGCTCGACCCGGAGACCACACGGACCGTCGCGCGGGCGTTCGGGACGTACTTCGAGTTGGTCAACCTCGCGGAGGAACGCCAGCGCATCCGGACGGTCAGGGCGGGCCGCAACGCCGGGGAACTCCCGGACGGGCTCGGGACCGCCGCCGAGGCGCTCGCGGACGCGGACCCGGAGACGGTCGAGGCGGTGCTCTCCGACGTGCGGGTGATCCCGACGTTCACCGCTCACCCGACGGAGGCACGACGGAAGACCGTGAAGTCGAAGCTCCGACGCGTCGCGCGGGCGCTGTCAGACCTCGACGAGCGGCGACTGATCGACGACGAGGAGGCCGCGGTATGGGGTGACTTGGAGGCGGTCGTCGAGAGTCTCTGGTCGACGCGGACCGTCCGCGAACGTCGTCCGACACCCTCCGACGAGGCTCGCAACGTCCGGTGGTACCTGGAGGGCCCACTGTACGACGTGTTGCCCGACGTGTACGACGAGTTGACCACTGTGATGGCCGACGCGACCGCCGACACCGGAGACGACGAGTCGACACCGAGCGGCAGTGGAGCGGGGGTCGGCCACGGCGAGGAGTCGCCGACGGTGCCGTCGTTGCTCTCGTTCCGGTCGTGGGCGGGGTCGGATCGCGACGGCAACCCCTACGTCACCGTCGAGACGACCGACGAGACGCTCGCCCGACAGCGGCGGGCGGTGTTGGACCGCTACGACGAGGACCTGCTCGCCCTGGCGGGGTCGGTGTCCGCCGACGCCGACAGGGTCGACCACACCGAGGCGTTCGCGACGCTCGTCGAGGACCACCACGACGCCGTCCCGACCGTCGCGCGTCGGGCGAACGAGGATCACCCGTCGGAGCCGTACCGGGCGTTCGTCTCCGTCGTCCGCGCTCGCGTCCAGCGCGTGGCGGACCCCCGTCCCGGCGGCTACGACGACGCGACTGCCTTCCAGCGAGCGCTGGAGACGCTGGCTGCCGACCTGCGGGCCAACGACCTCGCGGCCGTCGCCCGCGAGGAGGTGGACCCACTCGTCCGCCGCGTGGAGACGTTCGGGTTCGTGCTCGCGCCGCTGGACCTGCGCGACCACCGCGAGAACCACACCGAGGCGGTGACGGAGCTGCTCGCCCGCGAAGACACCGACTACGCCGGGATGGACGAAGACGAGCGTGTCCAGTTCCTCACCGACGCGATTCTCGCCGACGAGACGGTCGTCGACCTCCAACCCGACCCGGACGCGGTGTCCGACACGACCGCGCGTGTGGCCGGTCGGTTCGACGCTCTGGCGGGGTGGCAGGCGGAGTACGGCGTCGGGGCGATCGACGCCTACTGCATCTCGATGACGGAGACAGTCTCGCACGTGCTGGAGGTGTTGTTCCTCGCCGACGCTGCCGGCGTCGTCTCCCTGCCGGACCACTGCGGCGTCGACGTGGTGCCGCTGCTGGAGACCGCCTCCGCGCTGTCGAACGCTCGCGAGATACTCGGGACCCTCTTCGAGAACGAGGCGTACGGGGCGGCACTCGCGGCCCGTGGCGGGACCCAGGAGGTGATGTTGGGCTACTCCGACTCGAACAAGGAGAACGGGCCACTCGCCGCCTCGTGGTACCTCCACCGCAACGCCCGCCGCCTCGCGCGGGTCGCCGACGACTTCGACGTGGAACTGCGGCTGTTCCACGGGCGGGGCGGCTCGCTGTCGCGCGGTGGTGGGCCGATGAACGACGCCTTACTTGCACTCCCGGCGGAGACCGCCACCGGCGAGGTGAAGTTCACCGAGCAGGGGGAAGCCATCGCCGAGAAGTTCGCCACTCCGCAGATCGCGCGGCGGGAACTCGGGTTGATGGTGGACGCACAGATCCGCGCACGGCTCCGGGCCGGGCGGGAGGACACCCCGGAGGTCCAGCCGGAGTGGCGCGACGCGATGACGACGGCCGCCGAGGCGGCTCGCGAGACGTACCGCGACCTGCTGGAGACGGACGGGTTCGTCGAGTACTTCGAGACGACGACGCCGATCGGGGTGATCGAGGAGTTGAACCTCGGCTCGCGGCCGGCCTCCCGCACCGGCGAGCGGACCGTCGAGGACCTCCGGGCGATCCCGTGGGTGTTCTCGTGGACGCAGTCGCGGGCGATCCTCCCCGGGTGGTTCTCCGTCGCCAGCGGGCTCGACGCCTACCTCGCCCCCGAGGACCCCGACGTGGACACCGACGAGCGGCTGGCGACGCTCCGCGAGATGTACCGCGAGTGGCCGTTCTTCCGGACGACGCTGGACAACGTCTCCGTGTCGTTGGCGCGAGCCGACATGGGGATCGCCGCCGAGTACGCCGCCCTGGCCGACGACTCGCTGCGCGAGCGCTTCTTCCCACGTGTCGAGGCGGAGTACGACCGCGCGCGGACGCTGGTCGCGGAGATCACCGAGCGCGCCGACCCGCTGGAGCGGGAGTGGTTCCGCGAGAACCTCGACCGCCGGAACCCGTACGTCGACCCACTGAGTCTGTTGCAGGTGTCGCTGTTGGACCGCGAGGCGGACGGCGAGTTGACCGACGTGGAGCGCCGTGCGCTGCGGCTGACAGTGACCGGAATCGCCTCGGGGATGAAGAACACGGGGTGA
- a CDS encoding DUF4330 family protein yields MPVIDERGRVLGVVNVVDLLVSTLVVALLASGVVVVTDGGAGASESVRQTVVVETGPHGTHVSEAITSGDVPTAEGISVQNVAVVNETDSGSTLHLTVSLRVRQTDDGLPQYRGERLVVDRTLRLDLGDVIVSGRVIDIVESSDE; encoded by the coding sequence GTGCCGGTGATCGACGAGCGTGGGCGGGTGCTCGGGGTGGTCAACGTCGTGGACCTGCTGGTGTCGACGCTCGTCGTGGCGCTGCTCGCGTCCGGTGTCGTGGTCGTCACCGACGGTGGTGCGGGTGCGTCCGAGTCCGTCCGGCAGACGGTCGTCGTCGAGACCGGTCCGCACGGGACACACGTCTCCGAGGCGATCACGAGCGGCGACGTGCCGACTGCGGAGGGGATCTCAGTGCAGAACGTCGCGGTCGTGAACGAGACGGACTCGGGGTCGACCCTCCACCTCACCGTCTCGCTGCGCGTCCGGCAGACCGACGACGGCCTCCCACAGTACCGCGGAGAACGACTGGTCGTCGACCGCACGCTCCGTCTCGACTTGGGTGACGTGATCGTCTCCGGACGCGTGATCGACATCGTCGAGTCGTCCGACGAGTGA
- a CDS encoding histidine kinase N-terminal 7TM domain-containing protein, which translates to MAVELTAYVPLLALAAVTTLGLAAYSWRHRAAPGATALAGLSLGMAAWAGFYALGLVSQSVPRRLLWLRLNWLGSGFVPAFWLLFALEYSGRTEWIDRRTVAALVSVPVATVVLAWTTPWHDLMWSNVRIRDVGRVTMLRYDAGLWYTVFDVYTYLVILLATVVLVSLVLRHRDLYTDQAVALLVGSLVPAVGYLTTVLELVREGVDPTPLTFPVTALLFGYVIFRGNLFDALTTTAAVGQESAVAAMADGVVVVDDDGEIIETNPSARTLLDTDESLVGRSVADVSTLSTVPLDGSEHTVETTTADRRVLEVYQTPIEDPHDRVIGHSLVVRDVTERVRSRERLAVSNRVLRHNLRNRINVVRGHAEHVADRTTDETVARSAASIQSAADSLARSGEKIRAAVEAVGDTAEPVVVDFAAVAREAAAEHTAVTVDAPDRAAALAVPDVDAAVRELVTNALEHAGPDPDVSATVALADDTVRLVVRDDGPGIPDHERRVVEEGREDALEHGSGAGLWLVRWLVVASGGSLSIDGDDGTVVTLSFDRVREE; encoded by the coding sequence GTGGCAGTCGAACTGACCGCGTACGTCCCGTTGCTCGCGCTGGCCGCCGTGACGACGCTCGGGTTGGCGGCGTACAGTTGGCGCCACCGTGCGGCACCGGGAGCCACTGCACTCGCGGGGCTCTCGCTCGGGATGGCGGCGTGGGCGGGGTTCTACGCGCTCGGGCTCGTCTCACAGAGCGTCCCACGTCGACTGCTCTGGCTCCGGCTCAACTGGCTCGGGAGTGGGTTCGTCCCGGCGTTCTGGCTGTTGTTCGCGTTGGAGTACAGCGGACGGACGGAGTGGATCGATCGCCGGACCGTCGCCGCCCTGGTGAGTGTGCCGGTCGCGACGGTCGTCCTCGCGTGGACGACCCCGTGGCACGACCTCATGTGGTCGAACGTCCGGATTCGCGACGTCGGGCGGGTGACGATGTTGCGGTACGACGCCGGCCTCTGGTACACCGTCTTCGACGTCTACACCTACCTCGTGATCCTCCTCGCGACCGTCGTGTTAGTGTCGTTGGTGCTCCGCCACCGCGACCTCTACACGGACCAGGCGGTCGCCCTCCTCGTCGGATCGCTCGTCCCCGCCGTCGGCTACCTCACGACGGTGTTGGAACTCGTCCGCGAAGGTGTCGACCCGACGCCGTTGACGTTCCCGGTTACCGCGCTCCTGTTCGGCTACGTCATCTTCCGCGGGAACCTCTTCGACGCGTTGACCACGACCGCCGCGGTGGGACAGGAGTCTGCCGTCGCCGCCATGGCCGACGGCGTGGTCGTCGTCGACGACGACGGCGAGATCATCGAGACGAACCCGTCGGCACGGACGCTGCTCGACACAGACGAGTCACTCGTCGGACGCTCCGTCGCGGACGTGTCGACGCTGTCGACCGTCCCGCTGGACGGGTCCGAGCACACCGTCGAGACGACGACCGCCGACCGGCGCGTGTTGGAGGTGTACCAGACCCCCATCGAGGACCCACACGACAGAGTGATCGGACACAGTCTCGTCGTCCGCGACGTGACGGAGCGAGTGCGGAGCCGCGAGCGGCTCGCCGTCTCGAATCGCGTGCTCCGGCACAACCTACGGAACCGAATCAACGTCGTCCGCGGGCACGCCGAACACGTCGCCGACCGGACGACCGACGAGACGGTCGCGCGGTCTGCCGCGAGCATCCAGTCGGCAGCGGATTCGCTAGCACGCAGCGGCGAGAAGATCCGTGCCGCCGTCGAGGCAGTCGGCGACACCGCCGAGCCGGTGGTCGTCGACTTCGCGGCGGTCGCACGGGAGGCTGCAGCCGAACACACGGCCGTGACCGTCGACGCGCCGGACCGCGCCGCGGCGCTGGCGGTGCCAGACGTCGACGCGGCAGTCCGCGAACTCGTCACCAACGCGCTCGAACACGCCGGGCCGGACCCGGACGTGTCCGCCACCGTCGCGCTGGCCGACGACACCGTCCGCCTGGTGGTCCGCGACGACGGCCCGGGGATTCCGGACCACGAACGCCGTGTCGTCGAGGAGGGCCGTGAGGACGCGCTCGAACACGGGAGCGGTGCCGGGCTGTGGCTCGTCCGGTGGCTGGTCGTCGCCTCCGGCGGGTCGCTGTCGATCGACGGCGACGACGGGACCGTGGTGACGCTCTCATTCGACCGGGTGCGCGAGGAGTGA
- the cofG gene encoding 7,8-didemethyl-8-hydroxy-5-deazariboflavin synthase subunit CofG: MTLPAGVLEDALAATPTAVDAAAELTFARNVFVPLTTACRYTCTYCTYYDPPGEASLLSASEIRERCRVGADAGCTEALFTFGDEPDDRYTQIHDQLAEWGYDSLREYHLRACEIALEEGLLPHSNPGDLDRAAFERLKPVNASMGVMLETTADVRAHAGARRKEPADRLRTIRAAGEAGVPFTTGILVGIGEEWRDRAESLAAIRRLHERYGHVQEVIVQPVVENERSDFATPDVATMRRVTAMARRVLPETVSVQSPPNLAPVRELLDCGIDDLGGVSPVTDDYINPEYEWPALRELGEIAAHGGVPLHERLPVYDRYLPERVRRRGFDGVPADASPTGAWLTGQIPDALAARDVHGERFRSVARRDAPLSTPDVAAPSDD; this comes from the coding sequence TTGACCCTGCCGGCGGGTGTCCTCGAAGACGCGCTGGCGGCGACGCCGACGGCGGTCGACGCCGCCGCCGAACTCACCTTCGCCCGGAACGTGTTCGTCCCGCTGACGACCGCCTGTCGGTACACCTGCACGTACTGCACCTACTACGACCCGCCCGGGGAGGCGTCGCTGCTGTCGGCTTCGGAGATCCGCGAGCGGTGTCGCGTCGGTGCCGACGCGGGCTGTACGGAGGCGCTGTTCACCTTCGGCGACGAACCGGACGACCGCTACACGCAGATCCACGACCAGCTCGCCGAGTGGGGGTACGACTCCCTGCGCGAGTACCACCTCCGGGCCTGCGAGATCGCGCTGGAAGAGGGGTTGCTCCCGCACTCGAACCCGGGCGACCTCGACCGGGCCGCCTTCGAGCGCCTGAAGCCGGTGAACGCCTCGATGGGTGTGATGTTGGAGACGACCGCGGACGTGCGCGCACACGCCGGCGCCCGGCGCAAGGAGCCGGCCGACCGTCTCCGGACGATCCGGGCCGCCGGGGAGGCGGGTGTGCCGTTCACGACCGGTATCCTGGTCGGCATCGGCGAAGAGTGGCGCGACCGCGCTGAGTCGCTGGCGGCGATCCGACGGCTCCACGAGCGGTACGGCCACGTGCAGGAGGTGATCGTCCAGCCGGTCGTCGAGAACGAGCGCTCGGACTTCGCCACCCCGGACGTGGCGACGATGCGGCGCGTCACGGCGATGGCCCGGCGCGTGTTACCCGAGACGGTGTCCGTGCAGTCGCCCCCGAACCTCGCGCCGGTACGGGAGTTGCTCGACTGCGGGATCGACGACCTCGGCGGCGTCTCCCCCGTGACGGACGACTACATCAACCCGGAGTACGAGTGGCCGGCGCTGCGCGAGTTGGGCGAGATCGCCGCTCACGGCGGCGTCCCGCTGCACGAACGGCTCCCCGTCTACGACCGCTACCTGCCCGAGCGGGTCCGTCGTCGGGGGTTCGACGGCGTCCCGGCGGACGCCTCCCCGACGGGGGCGTGGCTGACGGGGCAGATCCCGGACGCGCTCGCCGCCCGCGACGTGCACGGCGAGCGCTTCCGGAGCGTCGCGCGTCGTGACGCGCCGCTGTCGACGCCGGACGTTGCCGCGCCGAGTGACGACTGA
- a CDS encoding creatininase family protein, whose protein sequence is MTRLHEQTTTAAAETLADCEVALLPTGAVEQHGPHLPLGTDLLAAREIARAVDAADTGVATTLLPTVPVGVSSHHRQFDGTLWTSPETFEAYVREVTESLARHGVRKVVAVNGHGGNDDALQRAARRVRREETAFLAPWNWFADLGDLDEELFDQTGIGHADAAETSIVYAAADRAHETTGVEESALTTAEANGPTEWGRAVHGAALGFDTADFSESGAVGQPTDASREKGERLFEHATDELTALVEWLADREFAALLPEPHR, encoded by the coding sequence GTGACACGGCTCCACGAGCAGACGACGACGGCGGCCGCGGAGACGCTCGCCGACTGCGAGGTCGCACTGCTGCCGACCGGCGCGGTCGAACAACACGGGCCACACCTCCCGCTCGGGACGGACCTGCTGGCGGCACGCGAGATCGCCCGTGCAGTCGACGCGGCGGACACGGGTGTCGCGACGACGTTGCTCCCGACGGTGCCGGTCGGGGTGAGCAGTCACCACCGACAGTTCGACGGGACGCTGTGGACGAGCCCGGAGACGTTCGAGGCGTACGTCCGGGAGGTGACGGAGAGTCTGGCGCGCCACGGCGTCCGGAAGGTGGTCGCGGTCAACGGCCACGGCGGCAACGACGACGCGCTCCAGCGTGCCGCGCGGCGCGTCCGCCGCGAGGAGACGGCGTTCCTCGCCCCGTGGAACTGGTTCGCCGACCTCGGCGACCTCGACGAGGAGCTGTTCGACCAGACCGGCATCGGTCACGCGGACGCGGCCGAGACGAGTATCGTGTACGCCGCGGCAGACAGAGCACACGAGACCACCGGCGTCGAGGAGTCGGCCCTCACGACGGCGGAGGCGAACGGTCCCACGGAGTGGGGACGAGCGGTCCACGGCGCGGCGTTGGGGTTCGACACCGCGGACTTCTCGGAGTCGGGCGCCGTCGGCCAGCCGACCGACGCCTCCCGCGAGAAGGGTGAACGCCTGTTCGAGCACGCGACGGACGAACTCACTGCGTTGGTCGAGTGGCTCGCCGACCGGGAGTTCGCCGCCCTCCTGCCGGAGCCACACCGATGA
- a CDS encoding NAD(P)/FAD-dependent oxidoreductase — translation MSRVALVGAGAVGTRTALDLADHGVAVTLFERGEIGWDGETAVETPGDAASSRAAGVLYDAYAEDVDAALGARSLERFRAFDGTEGFLFHECPYAILVREGDDERAAATRRAVERMREHDRQVETLAPEQVGERFPTLHADDLAVAAVADNAGWADTGAYVAALLTTARAAGVEIRDETPVTLASPTTVATPGGRESFDAVVVAAGAHTAQVCAGVDVDLAAVPYRVQALTGAVVAGSPGSGDGRVGGDGGGADEGSAGGGGGDEGGGADADDSPHGGDPHPGPMWYDATAGVYARPHPDGILAGDGTVPEATDPDAWDREADDWFVADTREVAAHRLRGSAAATGDSHEASTSGEPTGDTDATTTTDPSVSVERSWAGVCTATPDGDPLLGHVRDGLYVATGWQGHGFMRSPAHAELLAELVAADLGVATASPASVPSGETALSAFDPTRFPAGVEFEVREGMLVEER, via the coding sequence ATGAGTCGCGTCGCGCTCGTCGGTGCCGGTGCCGTCGGCACGCGGACGGCACTGGATCTGGCGGACCACGGCGTCGCGGTGACGCTGTTCGAGCGCGGCGAGATCGGCTGGGACGGAGAGACCGCGGTCGAGACGCCCGGTGACGCCGCCTCCAGCCGCGCCGCCGGCGTGCTGTACGACGCCTACGCGGAGGACGTGGACGCCGCACTCGGCGCGCGGTCGCTGGAGCGGTTCCGCGCGTTCGACGGCACCGAGGGGTTCCTGTTCCACGAGTGTCCGTACGCCATCCTCGTCAGGGAGGGCGACGACGAGCGCGCCGCGGCGACGCGTCGCGCGGTCGAACGGATGCGCGAGCACGACCGCCAGGTAGAGACGTTGGCTCCCGAGCAGGTCGGCGAGCGGTTCCCGACTCTCCACGCGGACGACTTGGCCGTCGCCGCGGTCGCGGACAACGCCGGGTGGGCCGACACGGGCGCGTACGTGGCGGCACTCCTGACGACCGCTCGCGCGGCGGGGGTCGAGATTCGCGACGAGACACCCGTGACCCTCGCGTCACCGACGACGGTGGCGACGCCCGGCGGACGCGAGTCGTTCGACGCCGTCGTCGTCGCCGCCGGCGCGCACACGGCGCAGGTGTGTGCGGGTGTCGACGTGGATCTCGCGGCCGTCCCCTACCGCGTACAGGCGTTGACTGGAGCGGTCGTGGCGGGCTCGCCAGGATCGGGTGACGGACGAGTCGGTGGTGACGGGGGAGGCGCTGACGAGGGAAGCGCCGGTGGGGGCGGCGGTGACGAGGGAGGTGGCGCCGATGCCGACGACAGTCCCCACGGCGGCGACCCACACCCGGGGCCGATGTGGTACGACGCGACCGCCGGGGTGTACGCCCGTCCACACCCGGACGGGATACTCGCCGGGGACGGGACGGTTCCGGAGGCGACCGACCCCGACGCGTGGGACCGCGAGGCCGACGACTGGTTCGTCGCCGACACGCGGGAGGTCGCGGCGCACCGCCTGCGTGGGTCGGCAGCGGCGACGGGTGATAGTCACGAGGCGAGCACGTCGGGGGAGCCGACGGGCGACACAGACGCGACGACGACGACCGACCCGAGCGTCTCCGTCGAGCGGTCGTGGGCCGGCGTCTGCACGGCGACGCCGGACGGCGACCCGCTGTTGGGGCACGTCCGCGACGGGTTGTACGTCGCGACCGGCTGGCAGGGCCACGGGTTCATGCGGTCGCCGGCCCACGCCGAACTGCTCGCCGAACTGGTGGCCGCGGACCTGGGGGTCGCGACGGCGTCGCCCGCCTCCGTACCGAGTGGCGAGACCGCGCTGTCTGCCTTCGACCCGACGCGGTTCCCGGCCGGTGTCGAGTTCGAAGTTCGAGAGGGGATGCTGGTCGAGGAACGGTGA